The Desulfonatronovibrio magnus genome has a segment encoding these proteins:
- a CDS encoding glycosyltransferase family 2 protein gives MKPFFSVIIPVYNKGRYLDRAVKSALNQSYADLELILIDDASSDESSDISRGYKDERVRRFRRMRPGPGGYAARNLGISLARGKWVCFLDADDEWLQDHLAIVRKAVKEHPGCQGVSTGSYLQKEQSWVADNYVRKHFESHVFELCEYLQARLKGLELITTNTIALKRNFLTEGSLFPEGSALRGGDEATWLKLFLQGMKMVRLPVPTAVYHLDADNMVTAKISNATGKHPVLSRVESVLPQLDDREVKRLLCRFANRKTIAWARVIKESKGIPLAQLKRLNFQGLDMYCVFAAMAMLFLPGLVFKQLIGGVKSQFWTRRFF, from the coding sequence ATGAAACCATTTTTTTCAGTTATAATTCCAGTATATAACAAAGGCCGGTATTTGGACCGTGCAGTAAAGTCCGCCCTTAATCAGAGTTATGCTGATCTGGAGTTGATTCTTATTGATGATGCTTCAAGTGATGAGAGTTCTGATATTTCCCGAGGGTATAAGGATGAAAGGGTCAGGCGTTTTCGGCGCATGAGACCAGGCCCTGGTGGGTATGCAGCAAGAAATCTCGGTATCAGCCTGGCAAGGGGGAAGTGGGTTTGTTTTCTTGACGCAGATGATGAATGGCTGCAGGATCATTTAGCTATTGTCAGAAAAGCTGTTAAGGAACACCCCGGTTGCCAGGGAGTGTCTACGGGTTCTTATCTGCAAAAGGAGCAGAGCTGGGTTGCTGACAATTATGTCCGAAAACATTTTGAGAGCCATGTTTTTGAGCTATGCGAGTATTTACAGGCACGGCTTAAAGGGCTTGAGTTAATCACAACCAATACTATTGCTTTGAAAAGGAATTTTCTGACTGAAGGCAGTTTATTTCCTGAGGGCAGCGCTTTAAGAGGTGGAGATGAGGCAACATGGCTCAAACTGTTTCTGCAAGGTATGAAAATGGTCAGGCTGCCTGTGCCTACAGCTGTCTATCATCTTGATGCAGACAACATGGTTACAGCAAAGATATCCAATGCAACAGGCAAGCATCCGGTTTTAAGCAGGGTTGAGTCCGTCCTGCCTCAATTAGATGATCGTGAGGTTAAGAGACTATTATGCAGATTTGCCAATCGCAAAACCATAGCCTGGGCAAGGGTAATTAAAGAGTCAAAAGGTATTCCGCTGGCTCAGTTAAAAAGATTGAATTTTCAAGGCTTAGATATGTATTGTGTTTTTGCAGCTATGGCGATGCTATTTTTGCCTGGTCTGGTGTTTAAACAACTTATTGGTGGAGTAAAATCTCAGTTCTGGACCAGAAGATTTTTTTAG
- the rfbA gene encoding glucose-1-phosphate thymidylyltransferase RfbA, with the protein MKAIILAGGSGTRLYPLTRGVSKQLIPVYDKPMIYYPLSVLMLAGIREVLIISTPRDLALFEDLLGDGHDIGMSFSYAVQPAPDGLAQAFIIGREFIGDDDVCLVLGDNLFYGHNLTSILRNSVQTVTNERKSVIFGYRVSDPRRYGVVEFDKDMNALSIEEKPETPKSDFAVVGLYFYTNDVVQVAESVQPSERGELEITSVNQAFLDQERLKVELLGRGYAWLDTGTHESLLEASNFIEVIEKRQGLKVACIEEIAFEMGYITKDELIALAAPLSKNQYGQYLLRRAGLR; encoded by the coding sequence ATGAAAGCAATAATTTTAGCAGGTGGTAGTGGTACCAGGCTTTACCCGCTTACCAGGGGGGTAAGTAAACAATTAATTCCTGTTTATGACAAGCCCATGATATATTATCCCCTGTCGGTTCTCATGCTGGCCGGCATCCGGGAAGTACTTATTATCTCTACTCCGCGTGATCTGGCTCTGTTTGAAGATCTGCTGGGTGATGGCCATGATATTGGTATGAGTTTTTCGTACGCTGTCCAGCCTGCCCCTGATGGCCTGGCACAAGCTTTTATTATTGGGCGGGAATTTATTGGTGACGACGATGTCTGCTTAGTTCTCGGAGACAATTTATTTTATGGTCATAACTTGACCAGTATTTTGCGAAATTCTGTGCAGACTGTCACCAATGAGCGAAAATCAGTAATATTTGGTTACAGGGTAAGCGATCCACGCAGGTATGGGGTTGTGGAATTTGACAAAGATATGAATGCTTTGTCCATTGAAGAAAAACCAGAAACACCCAAGTCTGACTTTGCAGTTGTCGGGTTATACTTTTATACCAATGATGTGGTGCAGGTGGCAGAATCTGTGCAGCCTTCAGAACGTGGCGAGCTGGAGATTACTTCTGTTAATCAGGCTTTTCTGGATCAGGAACGGCTCAAGGTAGAACTTCTTGGTCGTGGCTATGCCTGGTTAGACACAGGAACCCATGAGAGCCTGCTGGAGGCCAGTAACTTTATTGAAGTTATTGAAAAAAGGCAGGGACTTAAAGTTGCCTGTATTGAAGAGATAGCTTTTGAGATGGGTTATATAACCAAAGATGAATTAATTGCTCTTGCTGCGCCGTTGAGCAAAAATCAATATGGACAATATCTGCTGCGCAGGGCAGGGCTGAGATAA
- the rsfS gene encoding ribosome silencing factor yields MNDKPESLKKVNIILNNKLKMLGGLLSDKKARDILLFNVSNYSSVFEGIIVATAHGNRHCRALADHLLDEIKKQNLEYLGMEGYQEGEWILLDLNEIIIHLFTEETRLFYNLEGFWTKGSKIELTETPGTNS; encoded by the coding sequence ATGAACGATAAACCTGAATCCCTCAAAAAGGTGAACATCATACTGAACAATAAGCTGAAAATGCTTGGAGGTTTGCTTTCTGACAAAAAGGCCCGGGACATCCTGCTCTTTAACGTCAGCAACTACTCCAGTGTCTTTGAAGGTATTATTGTGGCAACAGCCCACGGCAATAGACATTGCAGAGCTCTTGCTGATCATCTTCTGGATGAGATCAAAAAGCAAAACCTTGAGTACCTTGGTATGGAAGGATATCAGGAAGGTGAATGGATACTTCTTGATCTGAATGAAATTATTATCCACCTTTTTACCGAGGAAACCAGACTCTTCTATAACCTTGAAGGTTTCTGGACCAAAGGTTCTAAAATTGAACTAACTGAAACGCCTGGAACTAATTCGTAG
- the trhA gene encoding PAQR family membrane homeostasis protein TrhA — protein MTDSMLPRYSRNEEIANSITHGLGIVLSIAGLAVLTAFAGILGSAWHIVSCSIYGATLIILYTASTLYHTVQDPARKQLCRILDHSAIFILIAGTYTPFTLVNLRGPWGWTLFGLIWGLAVLGIILSAVSQCRKTAISLVLYVGMGWVIVVAAKPLLDSVQPGGIILLLAGGLCYTSGLAFYAWKRLKYHHALWHVMVLLGSVFHFFAVLFYVIPIAY, from the coding sequence ATGACAGACAGTATGCTTCCCCGTTACTCTCGAAATGAGGAAATAGCCAACAGCATAACACATGGACTGGGAATAGTCCTGTCTATTGCCGGGTTGGCAGTCTTAACTGCGTTTGCCGGGATTCTGGGCAGTGCATGGCACATTGTAAGCTGCAGCATTTACGGAGCCACCCTCATTATTCTTTACACGGCTTCAACTCTTTACCACACTGTGCAGGATCCAGCCAGGAAGCAGCTTTGCAGAATTCTTGATCACTCAGCTATTTTTATCTTAATCGCCGGAACATATACTCCCTTTACTCTTGTAAATCTGCGCGGCCCCTGGGGGTGGACTCTTTTCGGTCTGATCTGGGGGTTGGCCGTGCTGGGAATTATATTAAGCGCAGTATCGCAATGCAGAAAAACTGCCATTTCATTAGTCCTTTATGTGGGCATGGGCTGGGTAATAGTAGTTGCGGCCAAGCCATTGCTGGACTCAGTGCAACCGGGGGGCATTATCCTGCTTTTGGCCGGTGGCCTGTGCTATACTTCTGGTCTGGCTTTTTATGCATGGAAGAGATTGAAGTACCACCATGCTCTCTGGCATGTAATGGTTCTTCTCGGCAGTGTGTTTCATTTTTTTGCTGTACTTTTTTATGTTATACCCATTGCGTATTGA
- the purN gene encoding phosphoribosylglycinamide formyltransferase, with protein sequence MPLNIAVLLSGSGSNLQSIIDKIEQGVLDARIRLVLSNKNGVYGLERAEKHGLPTKVVKHTAYDSREDFDAALVQLIRESGAEAVILAGFMRILTPHFINSFPDKILNIHPAVLPCFPGVNGQQQAVDYGVKISGCSVHFVDEKMDHGPVVIQAAVPGLHRDDAKTLGARILKMEHRIFPQAIQWLAQGRLSIEGRKVDVKDCPAPMVINSQEDSALVNPGLENGF encoded by the coding sequence ATGCCTTTAAATATAGCTGTATTATTATCAGGAAGCGGGTCCAACCTGCAGTCAATAATTGACAAGATCGAGCAGGGAGTCCTGGATGCCAGGATCAGGTTAGTGCTCAGTAATAAAAATGGAGTCTATGGCTTAGAGCGGGCAGAAAAACACGGTTTGCCTACAAAAGTAGTGAAGCATACAGCTTACGATTCAAGAGAAGACTTTGACGCCGCTCTTGTGCAGTTGATCAGAGAGTCAGGTGCTGAGGCAGTCATTCTTGCCGGGTTCATGCGTATTTTGACTCCTCATTTTATAAACAGTTTTCCTGATAAAATTCTTAATATCCATCCAGCTGTTCTACCCTGTTTTCCTGGAGTTAACGGCCAGCAACAGGCGGTTGACTATGGGGTTAAGATATCCGGCTGCAGTGTTCACTTTGTGGACGAAAAAATGGATCATGGACCTGTTGTCATTCAGGCTGCTGTGCCTGGTCTACACAGGGATGACGCCAAAACTCTTGGTGCCAGGATTCTGAAAATGGAACACCGTATTTTTCCCCAGGCGATTCAGTGGCTGGCTCAGGGAAGGCTTAGTATTGAAGGTAGAAAAGTGGACGTAAAAGACTGCCCGGCACCTATGGTTATCAACAGTCAGGAGGATAGCGCGCTTGTAAATCCTGGCCTTGAAAATGGGTTTTAA
- a CDS encoding ATP-binding protein → MIHKQILAGIALLILLTSTVFFIAYRANTELQDIVTSQFNTQQLLLARNIALDIETHFEFIETALTTYMSSDNYDLQAKTRSSYQILKSWQVLALGKLAVPGDQGLLISSPEIDSLQDLGLKFPWDEFKEHMSSGPHSPFFHSQTIKPENGPFAHTHVQFIAAVSQPGMSAPVNADPPLGSAASFILVDAMGIAHRYAHGVVSGLTGYPWVIDNKGYFMYHVEKDFVGNNSFNVRSERNPDISYQRINTLVADKLLKGKEGTDWYISGWHWNMKREMKKLFAYSPALIVPAENDESNAVLWSVGLAVPESEVYGLIQPVVIRQWIVAGIFMFTFVAGLMVLYLISLRWNQDLAGKVEEKTRHLMTSETLLRKEKEKVELSLQALLETQQELVRSERFAAIGEAASHLSHEIKNPLMLMSGFATQVMRTLQENDPGREKLQIVSQEAKRLEKMLNQVRDFTRPQSPSKTKSQINNLIQETVKLVKEELDLVNVNLSLNLSPELPEAKVDQSQIKQVLINLVKNAWEATPGGGSITISSNLVNNRIQVTVEDTGAGISKDKQKEIFNPFFTTKDKGTGLGLAVTYRIIQDHQGEIRMDSKLGKGTTFSFYLPLY, encoded by the coding sequence ATGATTCACAAACAGATACTTGCTGGAATTGCTCTTTTAATTCTATTGACATCTACTGTTTTTTTTATTGCATACAGAGCCAATACTGAACTGCAGGACATTGTTACTTCACAGTTCAATACACAGCAGCTTCTTTTAGCTCGCAACATTGCTCTGGACATTGAAACCCATTTTGAGTTCATTGAAACAGCTCTGACAACCTATATGAGTTCTGACAACTACGATCTTCAGGCAAAAACCCGTAGTTCATATCAGATACTTAAGAGTTGGCAGGTATTGGCTCTTGGCAAACTGGCTGTCCCCGGAGATCAGGGACTTTTGATTTCCAGCCCGGAAATTGATTCTTTGCAGGATCTGGGTCTTAAATTTCCCTGGGATGAATTCAAGGAGCACATGTCTTCAGGCCCACACAGCCCTTTTTTTCACAGTCAGACCATCAAGCCTGAAAATGGACCATTTGCCCATACCCATGTCCAGTTTATTGCTGCTGTATCACAACCCGGGATGAGCGCTCCTGTCAATGCAGACCCTCCGTTAGGATCTGCAGCTTCTTTTATCCTCGTGGATGCCATGGGCATAGCCCACCGTTACGCACACGGAGTGGTTTCAGGACTCACCGGATATCCATGGGTTATAGATAACAAGGGCTATTTCATGTATCATGTGGAGAAGGATTTTGTCGGCAATAATTCTTTTAATGTTCGCAGCGAAAGGAACCCCGACATATCATATCAGAGAATAAACACGCTGGTTGCAGACAAGCTGCTTAAGGGAAAGGAAGGTACTGACTGGTATATTTCCGGGTGGCACTGGAATATGAAAAGGGAGATGAAAAAGCTTTTTGCTTACAGTCCCGCGTTAATTGTACCTGCAGAAAATGATGAGTCCAATGCAGTATTGTGGTCAGTCGGCCTGGCAGTTCCTGAGAGTGAAGTTTACGGGCTGATTCAGCCTGTTGTCATCAGACAGTGGATAGTTGCTGGAATCTTTATGTTCACTTTTGTTGCCGGCCTTATGGTGCTTTACCTGATATCACTGCGCTGGAACCAGGACCTTGCTGGAAAGGTTGAAGAAAAAACACGGCATCTTATGACTTCAGAAACTTTATTACGCAAGGAAAAGGAAAAGGTGGAACTCAGCCTTCAGGCCCTGCTGGAAACCCAGCAGGAACTTGTACGTTCTGAAAGGTTTGCAGCCATAGGGGAGGCTGCCTCTCATCTTTCCCACGAAATAAAAAATCCTCTAATGCTTATGTCCGGCTTTGCAACGCAGGTCATGCGCACTCTACAGGAGAATGATCCAGGCCGCGAAAAACTGCAGATCGTTTCCCAGGAAGCAAAACGACTGGAAAAAATGCTCAACCAGGTCAGAGATTTCACCAGGCCTCAATCTCCCAGCAAAACCAAATCTCAAATAAACAACCTTATCCAGGAAACAGTCAAGCTGGTCAAGGAAGAACTGGATCTTGTCAATGTTAACCTTAGCCTCAACCTTTCTCCTGAACTTCCTGAAGCAAAAGTTGATCAGTCCCAGATAAAACAGGTGCTTATAAACCTGGTAAAAAATGCGTGGGAAGCCACTCCAGGAGGCGGGTCCATCACCATTAGCTCAAACCTTGTAAACAACCGTATCCAAGTGACTGTAGAAGACACCGGGGCAGGGATATCCAAAGATAAACAAAAAGAAATATTCAACCCCTTCTTCACCACAAAGGACAAAGGTACTGGGCTTGGACTGGCGGTAACTTACAGGATTATTCAAGATCACCAAGGAGAGATCAGGATGGACAGCAAGCTGGGCAAGGGAACAACCTTTTCTTTTTACCTGCCTCTGTATTAA
- a CDS encoding FKBP-type peptidyl-prolyl cis-trans isomerase produces the protein MKLLKSAFLAGLCLFLFACDQSSPEPQAGQQQEAPITLETSKDKASYALGLDIGNNIAQGEMDIDTRILVRGLQDALEDRQPLMTEEEQFEALMALQQEFMQAQQEKAQQQAQHNLDLGATFMDDYRDQDDVMETDSGILYRILTEGDGERPAATDIVTVHYTGRTVDGTVFDSSVERGEPATFPLNQVISGWTEILQLMPEGSKWEVVIPPDLAYGDQQAGPVIGPGSTLIFEIELFEIQSPE, from the coding sequence ATGAAATTATTAAAATCAGCATTTCTCGCAGGTCTTTGTCTGTTTCTTTTTGCCTGCGATCAATCAAGCCCTGAACCCCAGGCAGGACAGCAGCAGGAAGCGCCCATCACCCTGGAAACATCCAAAGATAAGGCCAGCTATGCCCTCGGCCTTGATATAGGCAATAACATTGCCCAGGGTGAAATGGACATTGACACCCGCATCCTTGTCCGCGGACTGCAGGACGCTCTTGAAGACAGGCAGCCCCTTATGACTGAAGAAGAACAGTTTGAAGCCCTCATGGCTCTGCAGCAGGAGTTCATGCAGGCTCAACAGGAAAAAGCTCAGCAGCAGGCCCAGCACAATCTTGACCTTGGTGCCACCTTTATGGACGATTATAGAGATCAGGATGATGTAATGGAAACCGACTCAGGGATTCTTTATCGTATTCTGACTGAAGGCGATGGAGAAAGGCCGGCAGCAACAGATATCGTCACTGTGCATTATACAGGAAGAACAGTTGACGGTACTGTATTTGACAGTTCTGTGGAAAGAGGCGAACCAGCCACCTTTCCCCTGAATCAGGTCATATCAGGGTGGACAGAGATTCTGCAGCTGATGCCTGAAGGATCCAAATGGGAAGTGGTCATTCCACCAGACCTCGCGTATGGCGATCAGCAGGCCGGACCTGTTATCGGGCCAGGCTCCACTCTGATTTTTGAAATTGAACTTTTTGAAATCCAAAGTCCTGAATAA
- the gpmI gene encoding 2,3-bisphosphoglycerate-independent phosphoglycerate mutase translates to MQNSSIRPVLLLILDGWGIAPKGPGNAISQATTPNLDNIFKTFPSNQLRCSGSHVGLPDGQMGNSEVGHLNIGAGRVVYQDIMRINLSIEKNELSQNPELLQLFNSIEAGGRLHLMGLVSDGGVHSLQDHLHSLLDIAVQKGITSIFVHCILDGRDTTPNSGANFVQNLQDHIQKVGSGRIATVAGRYYAMDRDKRWERTEQAYDALTLGSGPTANDPVELIKESYARGETDEFVKPHVLVQSDGTPVATIQDGDGVVFFNFRADRARQMTQALTDSNFQNFNRKKAPDIHMLTMTRYEKDFNLPVLFPPQEMQGILAEAVAEKKLTQLRLAETEKYAHVTYFFNGGTEDPFPGEDRILVPSPREVSTYDQKPEMSVLEVTSILTKKISSKAHNLYICNFANLDMVGHSGSIPATIKACEVVDQCVGKVVQAILEQDGTMLLTADHGNAEDMLTDNGKTKTSHSMNPVPLCFISNNGKTKTLRPEGILADIAPTILDILKIKIPEQMTGKSLLED, encoded by the coding sequence ATGCAAAACTCCTCAATCAGGCCTGTCCTCTTATTAATCCTTGACGGTTGGGGGATTGCCCCGAAAGGTCCAGGAAATGCTATATCCCAGGCCACAACTCCCAACCTCGACAACATATTCAAAACATTTCCTTCAAATCAGCTGCGGTGTTCCGGCTCTCATGTCGGCCTTCCAGATGGACAGATGGGTAATTCCGAGGTTGGTCATCTGAACATTGGTGCAGGCAGAGTTGTTTATCAGGATATTATGCGTATCAATTTGAGTATTGAAAAAAATGAACTTTCTCAAAATCCAGAACTGCTCCAGCTCTTTAACAGCATAGAAGCAGGCGGACGACTGCATCTTATGGGCCTGGTTTCAGATGGAGGCGTTCACAGCCTTCAGGACCACTTGCACAGTTTACTTGATATTGCTGTCCAGAAAGGCATAACCAGTATTTTTGTACACTGCATCTTAGATGGTCGTGACACTACTCCCAACAGTGGTGCAAATTTTGTCCAGAACCTGCAGGACCATATACAAAAAGTGGGATCAGGACGCATCGCCACAGTAGCAGGCAGGTACTATGCCATGGACAGAGATAAAAGATGGGAAAGAACTGAACAGGCTTACGATGCTTTGACCCTGGGATCCGGGCCAACTGCAAATGATCCGGTTGAGCTGATTAAAGAATCTTATGCCAGAGGTGAAACCGATGAATTTGTAAAACCCCATGTTCTGGTGCAAAGTGACGGAACCCCTGTTGCTACAATTCAGGATGGTGACGGGGTTGTCTTTTTCAATTTCCGGGCCGACAGAGCCAGGCAAATGACTCAGGCCCTTACTGACAGCAATTTTCAAAACTTTAATCGGAAAAAAGCTCCTGACATTCATATGCTGACCATGACAAGATATGAAAAGGACTTTAACCTTCCGGTTTTATTTCCTCCGCAAGAGATGCAAGGCATACTTGCTGAAGCCGTGGCTGAAAAAAAGCTGACGCAATTACGATTGGCTGAAACAGAAAAATATGCTCATGTTACATATTTTTTTAATGGTGGAACAGAAGATCCTTTTCCAGGAGAAGACAGAATTCTGGTACCATCTCCGAGAGAAGTAAGTACTTATGACCAGAAGCCGGAAATGAGCGTCCTTGAAGTCACCAGCATTTTAACTAAAAAAATAAGCAGCAAAGCCCATAATCTCTATATATGTAACTTTGCCAACCTGGACATGGTTGGACACTCCGGCAGCATTCCGGCCACTATTAAGGCCTGCGAAGTTGTAGACCAATGTGTTGGCAAGGTGGTTCAGGCGATTCTGGAACAGGATGGAACAATGCTGCTCACTGCTGACCACGGTAATGCTGAAGACATGTTAACTGACAATGGTAAAACAAAAACATCACACAGCATGAACCCAGTACCCCTATGTTTTATAAGCAACAATGGTAAAACAAAAACATTGCGCCCTGAGGGCATCCTGGCGGATATTGCTCCAACTATCCTGGACATTCTTAAAATTAAAATACCCGAGCAGATGACCGGTAAAAGTCTGCTGGAGGATTAA
- a CDS encoding rubrerythrin family protein, whose amino-acid sequence MTKTQKNLEEAFAGESQANRRYLAYARQAEKEGFTQVAKLFRAVAEAETVHAFTHLKHLGGIKSTAENLKDAIAGETHEFKSMYPQMIEEAGEEGKNAVKRSFEFANAVEEIHAGLYKEALDGLDNQQDVDYHVCSVCGYTGAGDPPDKCPVCNAAKKAFFMVD is encoded by the coding sequence ATGACCAAGACTCAGAAAAATTTAGAGGAAGCTTTTGCCGGTGAGTCCCAGGCAAACAGGCGATACCTGGCTTACGCCCGTCAGGCCGAGAAAGAAGGATTTACGCAAGTGGCAAAGTTGTTTAGAGCAGTAGCTGAAGCTGAGACAGTGCACGCCTTCACTCACTTAAAGCATTTGGGTGGAATCAAGAGCACTGCAGAAAATTTGAAAGATGCCATTGCAGGTGAAACACACGAGTTCAAGAGCATGTACCCACAGATGATAGAAGAGGCAGGTGAAGAAGGCAAAAACGCTGTTAAGAGGTCATTTGAATTTGCCAATGCCGTGGAAGAAATTCATGCAGGTCTTTACAAGGAAGCTTTGGATGGTCTGGACAATCAGCAGGATGTTGACTATCATGTTTGTTCTGTTTGCGGTTATACAGGCGCAGGCGATCCGCCTGACAAGTGTCCAGTATGCAATGCAGCCAAAAAAGCTTTTTTCATGGTAGATTAG
- a CDS encoding 2-hydroxymuconate tautomerase family protein yields MPYVNIRITKEGATAEQKKKLMEGVTDLLRDVLGKNPKTTFVIIDEVDTDNWGIGGETVTELRKKA; encoded by the coding sequence ATGCCTTACGTAAATATCAGGATCACAAAAGAAGGGGCTACTGCAGAACAAAAAAAGAAATTGATGGAAGGGGTTACAGATCTTTTGCGTGATGTTCTGGGAAAAAATCCTAAAACCACTTTTGTAATTATTGATGAGGTGGATACAGATAATTGGGGTATAGGCGGTGAGACTGTGACAGAGCTTAGAAAAAAAGCATGA
- a CDS encoding bifunctional riboflavin kinase/FAD synthetase, which produces MIAHDINILERKIDASCLTIGNFDGVHVGHYQLITKVKKRARLMGLSSVVMTFDPHPMRVLVDKKSPPFITLTDQKLKLIDEIGVDHTLCIHFNRKLAALEPEDFVRTFLVDNLKVKELIIGYDYAFGKGRKGNFALLRELGLKYGFSVDQFPPVMVDGAIVSSTRIRDLVEEGRVWEVRPLLGRFYNAEGKVITGQQRGGALLGFPTANILLKDELFPKTGVYAVWSEVKGRVRPAVANIGYNPTFSNDYLSVEVHIFDFNQDIYEQPFKVHFVQRLRSEIKFSGIQELKQQIEKDCFLAREILSTPDSMLV; this is translated from the coding sequence ATGATAGCTCATGACATAAACATTCTGGAAAGAAAAATTGATGCATCCTGCCTCACTATTGGAAACTTTGACGGGGTGCATGTTGGACATTATCAGTTAATCACCAAAGTCAAAAAAAGAGCCAGGCTCATGGGTTTGTCCAGTGTTGTCATGACTTTCGATCCCCACCCCATGCGGGTGCTGGTTGATAAGAAAAGCCCGCCCTTTATTACTCTGACGGACCAAAAGCTCAAGCTGATAGATGAAATCGGGGTTGATCATACATTGTGCATTCATTTCAACCGCAAGCTTGCCGCTTTGGAACCGGAAGACTTTGTCCGCACTTTTCTGGTGGATAATCTCAAGGTCAAAGAGCTGATTATCGGCTATGATTACGCTTTTGGCAAAGGACGTAAGGGAAATTTTGCCTTGTTGCGCGAATTAGGGCTTAAATATGGCTTTTCTGTTGATCAGTTTCCGCCGGTTATGGTAGATGGTGCCATTGTCAGTTCAACCCGAATCCGGGACCTTGTAGAGGAAGGACGGGTTTGGGAGGTACGGCCTCTTCTGGGCAGATTTTACAACGCTGAAGGCAAGGTAATAACAGGGCAACAAAGAGGTGGGGCACTGCTTGGTTTTCCCACAGCTAATATCCTCCTCAAGGACGAACTCTTTCCTAAAACAGGAGTGTATGCTGTATGGTCTGAAGTTAAGGGAAGGGTCCGGCCGGCAGTAGCTAATATCGGGTACAACCCAACCTTCAGCAATGACTATCTTTCAGTGGAAGTCCATATCTTTGACTTTAATCAGGACATATATGAGCAACCATTCAAGGTTCATTTTGTGCAAAGGCTGAGATCGGAAATAAAATTTTCCGGTATCCAGGAGCTAAAACAGCAGATTGAGAAAGATTGCTTCCTGGCTCGAGAAATATTATCAACACCTGATTCCATGCTGGTTTAA
- the rfaD gene encoding ADP-glyceromanno-heptose 6-epimerase: MHIVTGGAGFIGSGFVYQLNRMGITDIIVVDNLGLTEKWKNLVNLKFKDYIHKDDFIPRLERKEFDNVESVIHMGACSSTTERNADYLMMNNLNYSKSLARFCLNANARFINASSAATYGDGSLGFSDSHEHISKLKPLNMYGFSKQLFDLWLQRKGLLSKVVSLKFFNVYGPNEYHKEDMQSVVRKAFRQIQGEGKVRLFKSYHPEYDHGEQKRDFVYLKDCLKVMAWFLETREINGIFNLGYGKAKTWNELVLAVFNAMGMKPEIEYIEMPEHLRGKYQYYTCAPMDKLNSSGCGIRFHSLQEGIKDYVQNYLMHHDPYLDGGN; this comes from the coding sequence TTGCATATTGTTACTGGAGGAGCAGGCTTTATTGGAAGCGGTTTTGTATACCAGCTGAACCGAATGGGCATTACTGATATTATTGTGGTTGATAATCTTGGGCTGACAGAAAAATGGAAAAATCTGGTTAACCTTAAGTTCAAGGACTATATTCACAAGGATGACTTTATCCCCCGTCTTGAACGTAAAGAGTTTGATAATGTGGAATCAGTGATTCATATGGGTGCGTGCTCGTCAACAACAGAGAGAAATGCTGATTATCTTATGATGAACAACCTAAATTATTCTAAAAGCCTGGCCCGTTTCTGCTTAAATGCCAACGCCAGATTCATTAATGCGAGCAGTGCAGCTACATATGGTGACGGCTCACTGGGCTTTTCTGATTCTCATGAGCACATATCTAAGCTAAAACCTTTAAACATGTATGGATTCTCCAAACAGCTTTTTGATTTATGGCTGCAGAGAAAAGGTTTGTTGAGCAAGGTAGTCAGTTTAAAGTTTTTCAATGTGTATGGTCCTAATGAGTATCACAAGGAAGACATGCAAAGTGTTGTGCGCAAGGCCTTCAGGCAAATCCAGGGAGAAGGCAAGGTTCGTTTGTTTAAGTCTTACCATCCTGAGTATGATCATGGAGAACAAAAAAGAGATTTTGTTTACCTTAAGGACTGTCTAAAGGTCATGGCCTGGTTTTTAGAAACAAGGGAGATCAATGGGATTTTCAATCTGGGATATGGAAAGGCCAAAACATGGAATGAACTGGTGCTGGCAGTCTTCAATGCTATGGGAATGAAACCTGAGATAGAGTACATTGAAATGCCCGAACATCTGCGCGGAAAATATCAGTATTATACTTGCGCTCCCATGGATAAGCTAAACAGCAGCGGTTGCGGGATCAGATTTCATTCTCTCCAGGAAGGGATCAAAGATTATGTTCAGAATTATCTTATGCATCATGATCCATATCTTGATGGTGGGAACTGA